TACTGATCACCCTGATGGTGGACTATCGACCCCCCCCATGCCCTGGAAAATTCCATGAGTTCAGCGGTGATGGTCGCCAATACCCTGCCGGCAAGTTTTTCTGGGTTCAGCAGCGGGCATCTTTGTGGATCGCCACTCCAAGAAACACATTCTCACCGTGTGTAATCTATTACGTGGACTCTTGACCCTCACCATTCCCCTGCTGCCAAAGGAGTTTATTGGCCTGCTGGCGATCGCCTTTTTGGTCTCGATGCTGACCCAGTTTTTTGCTCCTGCCGAGCAGTCGGCCATTCCCCTACTAGTGGAAGCACCCGGATTAATGTCAGCTAACGCGCTATTCACCACAACAATCATCGGCTCCCTAATTGTCGGGTTTGCCATTGGCGAACCTCTGCTGAGTTGGGCGCGATCTACCCTTGGTGACTTTGGCCAGGAGTTGCTGGTGGGGGGGTCTGTATCTCACCGCTGCTGGAATTTTGCAGGGAATTCCCATTGGAGAGGATCGTCCCTCACTCCTGCACCGGATCGATCCCTGGAGTGATTTCAAAGCCGGACTCCACTACCTAAGACACGATCGCCGCATCAGCAGTGCCCTGATGCAACTTACCCTTCTCTATTCGGTATTTGCAGCTCTCATGGTGCTCGCAATTAACTTGGTGCAGGTTTTGGGTCTGAAGTCGAACCAGTTTGGGTTTCTCTTGGCTGCGGCGGGGGTGGGTATGGTCTTGGGAGCTGGCTTGCTCGGGCAATGGGGCGATCGCTATTCCCGTCAACCCCTCCCCCTTCTAGGCTTTCTGATTATGGGTTTGGCGTTGGCTGTCTTCACCCTGGTACATCATTTAGCCATCGGTCTGGGCTTGAGTGTGCTTTTGGGAATCGGAGCCGCCATGATTGGGGTGCCGATGCAAACACTAATCCAAAAACAAACCCCAGAATCAATGCGGGGCAAGGTATTTGGCTTTCAAAATAATCTGGTGAATATTGCCCTGAGTGTACCGCTGGCGATCGCAGGCCCCCTCACCGACTGGCTCGGTCTACGGGGTGTCCTCCTGGGGATGAGCCTGCTGGTCATGGTGGGGGGAGGCTGGGCTTGGCAACGGGGGAACCCGATGTTCCAGGATGCGATCTGAGCCCACCTAGAGGGCGAGTCATTTCAGGGAACCTTGACATTGAATTCCCTCTTTGCCGCCTCTCTGAATTGCCCATGGCATTCCCTCCCATGGAGACATGTTATTCCAGGATCACAAGATCTGGAAAACTGCTGATTTTACTGCAAAATCCCTAGGGGGATTGAATTATAATGTGGGTCTATGGTGCAGTAGGATACAAAAAACGGTTCTAAGTATCCGATGTAAGGTTTTACAACGCTGCTCAATCTCTGCATAGATTTTTTTAATTTAAATTCCACCAACACATTCAACCACACGTACAAACGCATCTCTGTTGAGGCTGTCAGCACTATGAAGCGAATGAAGGTTCAGGACTTGGAGTATGTGGGTACAGGCCGAGTTTCCCTTAATGTACCTCCTGATGCTCCGGTAACGGTTTTCAAAGGAGTCTCAGGAGCCTTTGCCCTCATTGATAGTCTGCGGCGGCACGGTGTCAAACACATCTTTGGCTATCCTGGCGGTGCGATTCTGCCGATCTATGATGAGTTGTATCGAGCGGAAGCGGCGGGGGGAATTCACCATATCCTGGTGCGCCATGAACAGGGGGGCAGCCCATGCCGCCGATGGCTATGCCCGTGCGACGGGAGAAGTGGGTGTCTGCTTTGCAACCTCTGGCCCAGGAGCCACCAACTTAGTCACGGGGATCGCGACGGCACACATGGACTCGATCCCAATGGTGGTGGTCACCGGCCAAGTCAGTCTCGCGGCCATTGGTACCGATGCCTTCCAAGAAACCGACATTTATGGCATTACCCTGCCCATTGTCAAGCATTCCTATGTGGTACGTGACCCCAAGGACATGGGGCGGATTGTGGCGGAAGCATTCCATATTGCCAGTACGGGGCGACCCGGCCCTGTTTTAATCGATGTCCCCAAGGACGTGGGTCTGAAGACCTTTGACTATACGCCGGTAGAACCCGGTAGCGTCAAACTTCCTGGCTATCGTCCCACGGTTAAGGGAAATTCCCGTCAGGTGCCCCAAGCCCTTGCCCTGATCCGTCAGGCTCGACGACCTCTGCTGTACGTCGGGGGAGGAGCGATCACCGCCACTGCCCATGGCGAGATTCAACAGTTGGCTGAATACTTCCAAATTCCGGTGACCACCACCCTGATGGGGAAGGGAGCCTTTGACGAAAGCCATCCTCTTTCCCTGGGGATGTTGGGAATGCACGGCACCGCCTATGCCAATTTTGCCGTCAGTGAGTGTGACTTGCTGATTGCGGTGGGGGCTCGTTTTGATGACCGAGTGACCGGGAAACTGGCTGAATTTGCCTCTCGGGCGCAGGTGATCCACATTGATATTGATCCAGCAGAAGTAGGCAAAAATCGCGGACCTCAGGTGCCGATCGTCGGAGATGTGCGATCGGTTTTAATCGAGATTATGCGCCGGATTCAGGAAGAGCAAATCCCTGCTGAGTCAGGTCTCACCCAAGCCTGGTTGCAGCAAATTCAGTCTTGGCGACAGGACTATCCCCTGGTGATACCTACCTATGCAGACAGTCTCGCTCCTCAACAAGTGATTGTGGAGGTGGGTCGTCAAGCTCCCCATGCCTTCTATACCACCGATGTCGGTCAGCATCAGATGTGGGCGGCTCAGTTTTTGAAGACAGGGCCGCGCCGCTGGATTTCCAGTGCAGGACTGGGAACCATGGGCTATGGACTTCCGGCTGCCATGGGAGCCAAGATGGCTCTACCCGATGAAACGGTCATTTGCATCAGTGGCGATGCCAGCTTCCAAATGAATTTTCAGGAATTGGCAACCCTGGCACAGTACGGAATTCATGTCAAAACGGTAATTATCAATAATGGCTGGCAGGGGATGGTGCGCCAGTGGCAGGAAGCCTTCTATGGGGAGCGCTACTCTTCCTCCAATATGGAAGTTGGCATGCCTGATTTTGTCTTACTTGCTCAGGCGTTTGGGATCAAGGGCATGCTGCTCCAGGAGCCATCTCAACTACCAACCGTGATTGCTGAAATGCTCGCCCACGATGGCCCTGTATTAGTGGATGCTCGGGTGCGCCGGAACGAAAATTGCTACCCCATGGTGGCACCCGGCAAGAGTAATGCCCAAATGGTCGGGTTACCTGAGCAGCGGCAACCAGCAGCTGCTATCCCCATGACTTGTCATCACTGTGGTACTAAAAACCCCGTCAATCATCACTTCTGTCCCGCCTGTGGCACCAAGCTCTAGACCTTGAGCCTCACTGCGTCGGCATTTCCTTGAATAGATCGGTGCCATTCTCAGCCTTGTGAACAACTTAGGACTCAAGGCATTTGTTGCAATCGCCTGGAACTCAGGTTCACCTAAGAGATGTAAAAGTTGCGGAGCGCTAAAATGCCGTAAGCGGACGGGGAATCTGAAGAGATGTAAAAGTTGCGGAGCGCTAAAATGCCGTAAGCGGACGGGGAATCTGAAGAGATGTAAAAGTTGCGGAGCGCTAAAATGCCGTAAGCGGACGGGGAATCTGACCCCTGCGAGATTGAAATTATTCCCAAGCCGGAGCTTGGGAATAACTGACGAGACTCCTGCTTCTTCTGCGCTGACTCGAAGCAGGAGCTTCTCAATCGGCATTACCAGGCAGGAGCCTGGTAACGAGGGAACGGCTGAATTCGTCAGGGTTTCACCTTCTGCCCTTAGCCCCTTGGAGGGTTTGGGGATATGCCTTCTGCCCTCTGCCTTCCTAATCAGTTAGGGAGCGGCCACGACGCGGTAGTAAACTCCATTGGCTCCATAGGCTGGACTGAACCAGGTGCCGTTGTAGACGTAGTAGGTGGCTCCATTCACCGTCTTAACCACCGCCCCAGCGGGTACGGTTGGGTAAATCGCATCCATGGCGTAAGCCGTTGCCCCAGCGCCTGCGGTATAACCTGCCGTGTAAGCGTTAGCGGTATTTGCACTGATGGCTGCCCCTGCCATTGCCGCTCCGGCACCATACCACCCGGCGCAGTTGTAGCAGCCTGTGGAATAGGAGTTCACTACGGCAGGGGGATGGTACGCCCCGTAGTAGGTACCCCCGTAGTAATGGTCAGCCCCACCGTAGGCCGTGGTTCCGTAAGGAGTCGTGGCATGCCAGGAGCCATCGCCACCGGAGGCCGTGCCACCCCGATAGCCCGTCCCACTCCAGGAACCATCGCCACCCGACGCTGTTCCGCCCCGATAGCCTGTACCGCTCCAGGAGCCATCGCCCCCAGAGGCAGACCCGCCCCTCGCTCCACTGGCACTCCAGGAGCCATCGCCCCCAGAGGCAGACCCGCCCCTCGCTCCACTGGCACTCCAACCGCCCCCACCGCCACCGTGGAAGTAGGCCAGGGCAGGACTGGAATAAGCCACCATCACCAAAAGACTGGCAAAACCGATCGCAACTTTTTTCATGATCTGTATACCTCAATGGAACTAAAGTCTGCCTCTGCCTCTAAAGAATGAGAACTCAACAATGTCGGCTTTCGTAGGTTGGGTTTCGTTCCTCAACCCAACCTAACCAAGTTATTTAATTCATGATCCTATTGAGTCAGTCTGGGCGGCTCAAAAGCTGGCCGAGAAGGAGTCGATGGAGCAGGCGGTGGGTCAGGAGCCTTGAACTCAATCTTTTTAGCCGTTGTGGTATGAGGGGATGTAAAGGCATTGGCGGCAATGGGAACATCCAGTTTCCAGTTCGAGAAGGCCACTTGATGCCGCAAGCGAGATGGATCGTCTTTGTAGACGGCACGAATCATCCGGGGCAGCTTATCAGTGGTGCCAATCCAGACCTGGGCGAATACCTTGTCATTGGCGATCGCGATTATGTCCGTGGTAGTACCGCCAATCACCTTCGACTGTCCAACGTAAAAGGCTGACTTCAGGCCATCGGTAATATCCTTGTAGAGATTGGCCACCAGCACATCCGTAAAGGGGAAATATACCGCCCCATCTTCGTAGGCGGCTTGGAGAGCCGCATCAATGGTAGGTGGTGCTTGCTTGATGGCAACCAGATTTTCATTGGGTGCAAAGGCCGTGATGGTTTTGCCATCGTAATAGAACTGTGAAGGGGGGCCGTCACCGGGGGAAATTACCTTCAGTTTATCCGGACGTTGCAACGTGACATCTGAGGTCGTGGTGTAAACCAGGGGAGGCCCGATGCGACTGGGACTTTCGTAAGTGCTGACGGCAGTAAAGGTCATCGTCTGGGCAGCTGCAAGGCGATCGCTGGTCGCTTTTAAAATCGCCAGTGCTTTCGGTTCCAGGGCTGGCTGAGAACTCGCTGGAGTCGATGGATTCTGCGCTGATGGTGACTTTGGCTGAGGGGTCTGAGCACTGGCCAGTTGACTTATCCAGAGGCCACTGAGCGGCAGCAAACAAACCTGGAGCAGAAACAGCCCAAGCATTGGCATACTTGTTTTGGATCGGTTCAATTTCTTCATCTCAAGCACTCCTCTATGCATGACTCAGATGATGCGTAAACAATGTGAATAGACAATGATCGATCCCTTCACCCTGGAACTCCATAATTTCTTCTTCTTTCAGTGGCCCAGATATTGCTGGCACGATCCACCCTTGAGCATTGATCCGCAGCATATGATCTCGATCTCGGGTGCGTTGGGGCAGCGTCGATGCCATCCGCAATTCTGCTAGGGTGCGCTCTTCCTCCTGAGTCAAAATAATCTGAATTGGTGCAGCCATAAAGGCTACAGTGGCATCTCTCTGCTTCTATCTCTGCTTCTATCTTAGATTTAATTGCAGTTGTCTACTTCATTGCCAGGGTTGCTCAATCGCGATTGCATTGGACCATTACCATTACACTTCATTGCAGGATTTAAAGTCAGCAATCTCTCCGTGGTAACTTTCTGGGTGGTGAATGAACCGTGAAAGGCTAGAGAAGGAGAACACTTTGGATTCTATGTCTCATCAGATTCCACAACAGGCATTTCGTGAAGACTTCAGTGAGTACGTAGCTCACCTTCAGCTTCACATGGCGTTACAGGCGCGCAATTTAGTTCCCTCCCTCACCCGCACCTCTGACAGTCGCGAGGCGTTACTCCACCAAACCCAAGCAACAGTGGAAAAGCTAGTTTCTCGACAATCCTGCTAAAGTATCCATCCCCCTCACCCGTCTGGAGGGTTCCGGGCGATCGCCCCACCCATCATAATTGTCAGTAATCTAGCGAAGTGGAGCAGCTATGGCTCCAACCAAGGTTACTCAAATTAGGGCAGGGCTGAGGGCTTAGTATTTTGAAAAGTTTACGAACCTTGAGTCCCCAGCTCAGACGCAATTTGCTGGTGCTGTTTGCGGCTGGGTTATTTTTTTGGTCAAGTTTAGCCTCCTTATTACCGACCCTACCGCTCTATGTGCAGGCCATTGGGGGCAGCAACCATGACATTGGTCTGGTCATGGGGTCATTTGCCATTGGTCTACTGTTGTCTCGGCGGTGGTTAGGACAGATGGCAGATCGACGGGGGCGAAAAATTGTGATGCTGATAGGCATGGCAGCCGTGGCAATCGCCCCATTGGGATATTTGTTGATTCAATTCATCCCCCTGCTGATGGTGGTGCGTGCCTTTCACGGCTTGAGCATCGCTGCCTTTGCCATGGCCTATGCTGCTTTGGTAACGGATTTGGCACCTGATGAGCATCGTGGGGAAATCATTGGTTACATGAGCTTAGTCAACCCTGTCGGTGTGGCGTTTGGCCCCGCGATGGGTGGTTTTTTGCAGGAATGGCTCGGTTACACACCGTTGTTTATCCTCTCATCGGGTTTGGGACTACTGGGTTGGATTTGTACGATGCAGATCCAAGAGCCCAGGATTGCTGCCATAGAATCGACACTGCCCCCGCATCCCTCCACCCAGTCTCCAGAGGCTGATCAGTTTTGGAGCCTACTCCTCAGTCCTCGACTGCGGATTCCGACCCTAGTCATGTTGCTCATTGGGCTGGCCTTCGGTGTGCTCAGTACCTTTGTGCCGTTGTACATCAAAGAGAGTCAGGTTGCCCTCAACCCAGGGTTGTTCTATGCCGCCGCCGCGATCGCCAGTTTTGGGGTGCGAGTACTCACCGGGCAAGCATCGGATCACTATGGTCGCGGTTTATTTATCACCATGAGCCTGGGCTTTTACACCCTAGCCATGTCAATTTTGAGTCTTGCAACCGAGGCTGAAATGTTTTTGCTGGCAGGGGTGATGGAAGGCATGGGCAGTGGCATCCTGATTCCCATGGTGGTGGCCTTGATGAGCGATCGCTCCTTCCCCCATGAACGGGGACGGGTTTTTAGCCTTTGCATGGGGGGGTTCGACCTAGGCTTAATCATTGCAGGGCCTGCCCTGGGATTCTTTGCCGAACAGATTGGCTACCGGGGATTGTTTCAATTGGCCGCAGGTTTGTCCCTGCTGGCGGTTGTAACCTTCTTAACCCAGTCCAGCAAAGATATCCCACGTTCCCTCCGATTTGCAGTGGGGAGGGATGAAGATGCCTATGCAATTAAAGCTTCTGAATGATGATGAACTTCACGCTTTGACCTGAAGCACAATCTTTCCCCGTGTATGTCCGTTCTGGCTTAAATGGTGTGCCTCGGCGACCTGACTCAGGGGAAGCACAACCTCAACAATCGGAGTTACCTGGCCTGCGTCAATCAGTTGGGCGATCGCGGTTAACCAATCCCCTCGCGGTTGAATAAAGACAAAGGCACTGCGACAATTATGGGCGGCGGCTGTTTCTTCGGGTGGGGGTGTCACAACCGAAACTAGCATCCCACCAGGTTTCACAACCTGCCACGATCTCGCTTGCACTTCTCCCCCCATGGTGTCAAACACCACATCGACCGGATCCACCACGGTTTCAAATGCAGTGGTCTGGTAATCCACCACCTCGGTTGCTCCCAACTGCATCAGGAAGTCTCGGTTCCGCGCTGAACCTGTGCCAATGACCTCAGCCCCTTTCCACCGGGCCAATTGCACTGCATAGGTTCCAACCCCACCCGCTGCCGCATGGATCAAGACCCGTTGCCCTGCAGTCAACTGTGCCGTTTCAAACAGTGCATGCCATGCCGTGATTGCGGCGAGCGGAACCGCCGCTGCATGGACATGATCAATACTTGTGGGTTTGAAGGCAACTTCGGAAGCCTTGACAGCAACGTACTCGGCATAGGTACCATCGCGTTCAATATTCGGACGAGAGTAGACGTGATCTCCTGGATTAAAGGTCGTGACCTTAGCACCCACCGCTTCCACAACCCCTGAAACATCCCAGCCTAAGATCAGCGGCAGTTGGTGATGCAGAAAACCTTGGAGATAGCCCTCCCGAATTTTCCAGTCAACCGGATTAACGGCAGCAGCATAAACCTGAATCAGTACATCGTCGTCTGCAATTTCCGGTCGTGGTGCGTCTTCGTAGCTCAGAACCTCAGAACCTCCGTAGGTGTGAATGCGTACTGCTTTCATCACAACCCTCTCCAATTTCACGCCAATATGTTTCCCATATTGTAAGAAAGCCCCCTCAAAATAAGGAGCCACACTCTCAATTCTGAGGCGGCAACCCTAGCGTTTTGCAGTAATGATAGAGCCACTCACTTTTACTACTGCTATGAATTCACAACCTGGTAAACCACATCACCATTTTGATAGAAAGGCTGATAAATCACCCCACTACACTCAAACAGTTGAGTCCCATTGCTGTTGGTCGCAGTGCAACCATCGGGCAGATAGCTAACCACCGCTCCCTCGGGAGGGGCAGTGACAATATAGGAACTACCGTTGGGCTGCACATAAATTCCATCTGAATATAAATATTCTGACCCCCCGACAACTAGGGTGCTGTAATTGGGGGGGGGAGTACTCAGCGCAGCTCCAATTGCCAAACTTGTGCCAAAGGCAGCCAATCCCCATCCAGGGGGAGTATAGTATCCTCGCCCATACCAGCCACCCCCAGCTCCCCAGCAATTGGAGCGACATCCCCCTGCATACCAGTTTTGATCACGATTAATATTTCTATTAACATTAACCGTGTTACCCGATATATTGCGGTTAACATTTCCTGAATTCTGAATATTGCGGTTAACATTTCCTGAATTCTGAATATTGCGGTTAACATTTCCTGAATTCTGAATATTGCGGTTAACATTTCCTGAATTCTGAATATTGCGATTTTGTAAATTAGAATTTGTGGGTCGGTTAAAATTGCTAACATTACCTTGATTTTGCAAATTCACCCTCGTATTTCCCCCACCACTAAAACGAGCCCCGCCACCAGGAGATCCACCGCTACGCCCACCGCCACCGCCACGCCCACCGCCACCGCGAGCAAAGGCAAAATCATAGGGAGATAGAGTAATGCCAAAAATTAATGTCAGGCAAATGGATAAGATTGGGTGTTTCATAACGATGGCACATGCACTATAAAAGTTGTTATCTATACAGGCGATTGACTACGATTCTCTAAAGAAAAAGGCATAGAGGCTTACTTCTTTGGTAAATCGTTTGTATGATCAATCTGGAGAAAATTAATCTGACCTGCGTCCGGAGGTGCAACAAAGGAAAATGAGTTTTTAGGAATCGTAGGATTAGAGTTCCAGTTAGAAAAAATCGCTGTGTATTGAGGCTGACTTGGTTGATCTTTGTAAGTGATTACAATTTTGAGGGGAATGGCCTTTTCTCCCTCCCTCACCCACAACTGCCAATCCCGATCCTTACCGGTAATAAACAAATGATGGGCAGGTGTGCGATTAACAAAACCTGAGCCGACATATTCAATATGCTCAATATTGCCCCGAATAATTTTGCAAGGATCGCTAACAACTAAATTTGAGAGCGGCAAAGTAATGCCGTATTGTGTTTCGAGCAGAGCAACCGTGTCGTCTATGGTAGCTGGAGCAGGTTGAGTGGCATAGAGATTATCGTCAGTATTTAACCATGTAAAAGTCTTGCCATCGTAGTAGAAACGGGTATTTCTTTGATCACCCTTATAATCAACCTGTAAACTGTTAGGCTTTCGTACTTTGACAATCTGGTAAGCGCTGTATTGTACTTTCTGCCCAGAGTTCAATACATTATCGTAGGTAATATCAAGATCAAAGCTAAAGAATTTCTGAGCCTTCAAGAAATTACAGGTCTGACTAAAAATTTGATTTGCTCGAGCATCCGGCGAGGGGTTAAATGAGACAGGTTGGGCAGCAACTACTAGTGGACTAGACAACAGAATAGTGCCGACAATAAAAATACTGTTGATGATATGCATTGGCCAGTACAAAAATGAGTTCAAAAGTCTTATTTCAGCACACTAGTATGTGTGATATTAATACCAATTATACAATGGTTAGAGGAAGCAGCGGGATGATGACAAGGATTTACGCAGCAGTTGAGGTCAAGGTGCTGGACTAGAGTAGGTGGGGTAAGTTAGAAGGCAAGCAATCGTTGATTGTTCGCCAACTCACCCGCCGCATTGGCACCCTATCACCTGGGTTACTGACTCAACTCCAAGGGTTATCCCTAGAGCAAGTGGAGGCTTTGTTAGATTTTGCCACCCCGTCCGATCTAGATAACTGGTTCAAATCTTTTTAAGGGGTGGGGACAACGGTTCTGGGCGCAGGCGCTTCGCTGGCTACGTCCAGATAAACTGCCATACCACTTACCCCACTAACCGCGATGAACTTGAGCATAAACCCGTCCCTTCCAAGCTCCCCCCTGGCCGCGCCAGTGGCGCAGAGCCGAATCCAAGGTCATCAGGGTATA
Above is a window of Neosynechococcus sphagnicola sy1 DNA encoding:
- a CDS encoding MFS transporter, whose amino-acid sequence is MQGIPIGEDRPSLLHRIDPWSDFKAGLHYLRHDRRISSALMQLTLLYSVFAALMVLAINLVQVLGLKSNQFGFLLAAAGVGMVLGAGLLGQWGDRYSRQPLPLLGFLIMGLALAVFTLVHHLAIGLGLSVLLGIGAAMIGVPMQTLIQKQTPESMRGKVFGFQNNLVNIALSVPLAIAGPLTDWLGLRGVLLGMSLLVMVGGGWAWQRGNPMFQDAI
- the ilvB gene encoding biosynthetic-type acetolactate synthase large subunit; this encodes MNRGAAHAADGYARATGEVGVCFATSGPGATNLVTGIATAHMDSIPMVVVTGQVSLAAIGTDAFQETDIYGITLPIVKHSYVVRDPKDMGRIVAEAFHIASTGRPGPVLIDVPKDVGLKTFDYTPVEPGSVKLPGYRPTVKGNSRQVPQALALIRQARRPLLYVGGGAITATAHGEIQQLAEYFQIPVTTTLMGKGAFDESHPLSLGMLGMHGTAYANFAVSECDLLIAVGARFDDRVTGKLAEFASRAQVIHIDIDPAEVGKNRGPQVPIVGDVRSVLIEIMRRIQEEQIPAESGLTQAWLQQIQSWRQDYPLVIPTYADSLAPQQVIVEVGRQAPHAFYTTDVGQHQMWAAQFLKTGPRRWISSAGLGTMGYGLPAAMGAKMALPDETVICISGDASFQMNFQELATLAQYGIHVKTVIINNGWQGMVRQWQEAFYGERYSSSNMEVGMPDFVLLAQAFGIKGMLLQEPSQLPTVIAEMLAHDGPVLVDARVRRNENCYPMVAPGKSNAQMVGLPEQRQPAAAIPMTCHHCGTKNPVNHHFCPACGTKL
- a CDS encoding DUF2092 domain-containing protein — translated: MPMLGLFLLQVCLLPLSGLWISQLASAQTPQPKSPSAQNPSTPASSQPALEPKALAILKATSDRLAAAQTMTFTAVSTYESPSRIGPPLVYTTTSDVTLQRPDKLKVISPGDGPPSQFYYDGKTITAFAPNENLVAIKQAPPTIDAALQAAYEDGAVYFPFTDVLVANLYKDITDGLKSAFYVGQSKVIGGTTTDIIAIANDKVFAQVWIGTTDKLPRMIRAVYKDDPSRLRHQVAFSNWKLDVPIAANAFTSPHTTTAKKIEFKAPDPPPAPSTPSRPAFEPPRLTQ
- a CDS encoding MFS transporter, whose protein sequence is MSPQLRRNLLVLFAAGLFFWSSLASLLPTLPLYVQAIGGSNHDIGLVMGSFAIGLLLSRRWLGQMADRRGRKIVMLIGMAAVAIAPLGYLLIQFIPLLMVVRAFHGLSIAAFAMAYAALVTDLAPDEHRGEIIGYMSLVNPVGVAFGPAMGGFLQEWLGYTPLFILSSGLGLLGWICTMQIQEPRIAAIESTLPPHPSTQSPEADQFWSLLLSPRLRIPTLVMLLIGLAFGVLSTFVPLYIKESQVALNPGLFYAAAAIASFGVRVLTGQASDHYGRGLFITMSLGFYTLAMSILSLATEAEMFLLAGVMEGMGSGILIPMVVALMSDRSFPHERGRVFSLCMGGFDLGLIIAGPALGFFAEQIGYRGLFQLAAGLSLLAVVTFLTQSSKDIPRSLRFAVGRDEDAYAIKASE
- a CDS encoding NADP-dependent oxidoreductase, translated to MKAVRIHTYGGSEVLSYEDAPRPEIADDDVLIQVYAAAVNPVDWKIREGYLQGFLHHQLPLILGWDVSGVVEAVGAKVTTFNPGDHVYSRPNIERDGTYAEYVAVKASEVAFKPTSIDHVHAAAVPLAAITAWHALFETAQLTAGQRVLIHAAAGGVGTYAVQLARWKGAEVIGTGSARNRDFLMQLGATEVVDYQTTAFETVVDPVDVVFDTMGGEVQARSWQVVKPGGMLVSVVTPPPEETAAAHNCRSAFVFIQPRGDWLTAIAQLIDAGQVTPIVEVVLPLSQVAEAHHLSQNGHTRGKIVLQVKA
- a CDS encoding DUF6515 family protein, with protein sequence MKHPILSICLTLIFGITLSPYDFAFARGGGGRGGGGGRSGGSPGGGARFSGGGNTRVNLQNQGNVSNFNRPTNSNLQNRNIQNSGNVNRNIQNSGNVNRNIQNSGNVNRNIQNSGNVNRNISGNTVNVNRNINRDQNWYAGGCRSNCWGAGGGWYGRGYYTPPGWGLAAFGTSLAIGAALSTPPPNYSTLVVGGSEYLYSDGIYVQPNGSSYIVTAPPEGAVVSYLPDGCTATNSNGTQLFECSGVIYQPFYQNGDVVYQVVNS
- a CDS encoding DUF2092 domain-containing protein, which translates into the protein MHIINSIFIVGTILLSSPLVVAAQPVSFNPSPDARANQIFSQTCNFLKAQKFFSFDLDITYDNVLNSGQKVQYSAYQIVKVRKPNSLQVDYKGDQRNTRFYYDGKTFTWLNTDDNLYATQPAPATIDDTVALLETQYGITLPLSNLVVSDPCKIIRGNIEHIEYVGSGFVNRTPAHHLFITGKDRDWQLWVREGEKAIPLKIVITYKDQPSQPQYTAIFSNWNSNPTIPKNSFSFVAPPDAGQINFLQIDHTNDLPKK